Genomic segment of Synechococcus sp. A18-25c:
GGTCTCAGTCGCACCCTGCTGGTATACGACGCCTACAACGAAGTGATGGAGCTGGCGTCCACCAACCGCTTTGCCAAACAAGTGGTCGACAGTTGGGCTGCAGGGGAATGGTTCACATGCAAACCAGAATTGGCCAGCGAAATCACTGTCACCGTGTTCAAGGTTGACGGGGAAACCAACACGGATGACCTGTCACCAGCCACCCATGCCACCACCCGGCCGGACATCCCGCTCCATGCCCTAGCCATGCTGGAAACACGGGATCCTGATGGCCTGAACACCATCAAGACGCTCAAGCAAAAAGGCCATCCCGTGGCCTACGTGGGTGATGTGGTGGGCACCGGCAGCTCCCGCAAGAGCGCCATCAATTCGGTGCTGTGGCACACGGGGAACGCCATTCCTTATGTGCCGAACAAAAAAGCCGGCGGCGTGATTCTCGGGGGCAAGATTGCGCCGATCTTTTTCAACACAGCGGAAGACTCCGGCGCGCTGCCGATTGAATGTGACGTCACCACCCTCAAAAGCGGTGATGTGATCACCATCCGGCCCCATGCCGGAACGATCGAGCGAGCTGCCGGTGAAACCAATGCCGGTGAAATCATTGCCCGCTTCGAGCTCAAGCCGAGCACCATCAGCGATGAGGTGCGCGCTGGCGGCCGCATCCCTCTGATGATCGGCCGTGCCCTCACCGACAAGGTGCGCAACCAGCTAGGTCTTCCCTCCTCCGACCTGTTCATCCGTCCTTCGGCCCCAGCGGACACCGGCAAGGGCTTCACGCTGGCCCAGAAGATGGTGGGCAAAGCCTGTGGACTCCAGGGTGTACGCCCGGGAACCAGCTGCGAACCACTGATGACGACCGTCGGGTCCCAGGACACCACCGGTCCGATGACCCGGGACGAGATGAAGGAACTGGCCTGCCTGGGCTTCTCCTCGGATCTGGTGATGCAGAGCTTCTGCCACACCGCCGCCTATCCCAAGCCCGTCGACCTGCAAACCCAGAAAGAACTGCCGGATTTCTTCGCCCAGCGAGGCGGTGTCGCCCTGCGACCAGGCGACGGCATCATCCACAGCTGGCTGAACCGCATGCTCCTACCCGACACCGTGGGCACGGGCGGTGACAGCCACACCCGCTTCCCACTGGGGATCTCCTTCCCGGGTGGCTCAGGGGTGGTGGCCTTCGCAGCCGCGATCGGTGCCATGCCGCTCGACATGCCCGAGTCAGTGCTGGTGCGCTTCCGTGGCTCGCTACAACCAGGCGTCACTCTGCGCGATGTGGTGAATGCCATTCCCTGGGTGGCGATTCAGAGAGGCCTGCTCACCGTTGAAAAAGCCAACAAGAAGAACCTGTTCAATGGCCGGATCATGGAGATTGAAGGTCTCCCTGACCTGAAGCTGGAACAGGCTTTCGAACTCACCGACGCCAGCGCCGAGCGCTCCTGCGCCGGCTGCACCATCAAGCTTTCCGAAGCCACGGTGAGCGAGTACCTGCGCAGCAATGTGGCGCTCCTCAAAAACATGATTGCCCGGGGCTACAGCGATGCCCGGACCCTGGCGCGGCGCATCAAGGCCATGGAGACCTGGCTGGAGAACCCCCAGCTGATGAGTGCTGACACAGACGCAGAGTACGCAGAGGTGCTGGAGATCAACCTCGACGAGCTCACGGAACCGGTGGTGGCCTGCCCCAACGACCCCGACAACGTGAAGCTGCTCAGCGAGGTGGCTGGTGATCCCGTGCAGGAGGTGTTCATCGGCTCCTGCATGACCAACATCGGCCACTACCGTGCCGCGGCCAAGGTGCTTGAAGGCGCCGGCCAAAACTCGGCACGCCTCTGGGTCTGCCCGCCCACCCGCATGGATGAGGAGACGCTGAAGGCCGAGGGCTACTACGCCACCTTTGAGGCGGCCGGCTCCAGGATGGAGATGCCCGGCTGCTCCCTGTGCATGGGCAACCAGGCCCGCGTCGAAGACGACACCACGGTCTTCTCCACGAGCACCCGCAACTTCAACAACCGCCTGGGCAAAGGGGCCCAGGTGTATCTCGGGAGCGCCGAACTGGCGGCGGTCTGCGCACAGCTAGGTCGGATCCCCACCCCCGATGAGTACCGAAGCATCGCAGCGGAGAAAATCGATCCCCTCTCCGATGAGCTGTACCGCTATCTGAACTTCGATCAGATCTCAGGTTTCGAAGACGAAGGTCGGATTGTGAGTGTTGATGAGGAGGCTCAGATGCTGGCTGGGGCCTGAACCCAGACCAGCAACGACATGGCAGTTCTGAGTGACCTGAAACAACGCCGGCATCAGCGCGGATCCAGCCGCAGCATCCGCCGCCTGCTGGAACGCCGTTGGTGGGTGGTGGTGCTGGCGTTGATGCTCACTGGCTTGGGTGCAGCCCTCACAGGCGTGCTGTTCAAGGCCGGTCTCAAACTGCTAGGTGGTTGGCGACTGGAGCTGCTGGCCGAGTACCCCGCCTGGATGGTGCTGCCCTGTCTGGGGGGCTTGGGCGGTCTGGTTTCCGGCCTGCTGGTGTCACGGCTGGCACCGGCGGCCGGTGGTTCAGGCATCACCCACATCATGGGATTTTTAAAACACCGGGCTGTGCCCATGGGCCTTCAGGTGGGCCTGGTGAAACTGGTGGGTGGCATCGTGGCCATTGGCAGTGGTTTCCCGCTCGGTCCTGAAGGCCCTGCCGTGCAGATGGGTGGTTCCGTGGCCTGGCAGATGGCCCGCTGGCTGAAGGCACCGGTGGCCTTTCGCCGTGTGATCGTTGCTGCAGGGGGCGGCGCCGGCATCGCAGCGGTGTTCAGCGCGCCGATCGGAGGATTTGTCTATGCCGTGGAGGAACTACTCCACTCCGCCAGGCCAGTAGTCCTGCTGCTAGTGATCGTCACCACCTTCTGGGCCGATGCCTGGGCCGATGTGCTGGGACTGCTAGGCATTAGTCCCGCCACCGGTGGCCTGGATGCCACCCAAGGGTTCCTCCTGGAACGGGAATACACACCCACGGTGAGCTTTTTGCCCATCGATCTGGGCTATCTGATCGGACTTGGCGTGGTGGTGGGCGTGCTGGCAGAGATCTACTGCCGCTACGTGCTGGCCATGCAACGCAAGGGAAATGCCTGGTTCGGTGATCGTCTGGTGCTGCGAATGGTGATCAGCGGATGTGTGCTTGGCAGCGTGTATGCATTCCTGCCCGAAGCCTTCCGGGATCTGGAAGGACTTCAGCATCTGATCGGCGCTGGCGAAGCCGACATCCCGATGGCTCTAGGCACGTTCACTGTGCTCTTCTTCAGCACCGGTCTTGCGGCGGCGTCCGGCGCCCCAGGCGGTCTGTTCTTTCCGATGCTCACCCTGGGAGGCGCCATCGGCCTGGCCTGCGGCATCTGGGTTGAAGCGCTCACCGGTCACGTCCCCAGCACCTATGTGTTCGCGGGCATGGGTGCCTTCGTGGCCGGCTGCTCACGCACACCGATCACGGCCATGTTTCTGGCCTTCGCCCTTACCAAGGATCTGCTGATTCTCAAACCGATCTTGGTGGCCTGTCTGGCCAGCTTCTTGGTGGCACGTCTCTTTGATGACCGCTCCATCTATGAACGCCAGCTGGGCAAGGAACTGCTGGAAGAGGATCACCTGGAAGCACGCCGTGAGCGACGTGGCGGCATTCACCACGCCTGGGAGGGATCAATCCGCAGGCGCGCCTTCACCGCCCCGCCTCCACCGACCCCTCCCGACCCACCGAACGAGTCCTGAACAAGGAAACCCTGCTGTTTGATCCGGCTGTGCCGGAACCGGGCGCCCTGCGCACGGTGCTGGCTTTTCCCAGCACCTACACCGTCGGCATCACCAGCCTCGGCTACCAGATCGTGTGGGCCACCCTGGCCATGCGGTCTGACCTAGACGTGCGTCGCCTGTTCACCGACCAGGGCGATCCACAACACCGCCGCTGTGAGCTGTTCGGTCTCTCCTTGAGCTGGGAGCTCGATGGGCCCGTGCTTCTGGATCTTCTGGAACAGCAAAGGATTCCTATCTGGAGTGATCAACGATCGGATGATGACCCAATCGTGTTCGGAGGTGGGCCTGTGCTCACCGCCAATCCCGAACCACTCGCCCCCTTTTTTGATGTGGTGCTGCTGGGAGACGGCGAAGACCTGCTGCCAGCCTTCATCGATGCCTTGCAGGAGGTCCGAGGCGAACCGCGTGCTGCGCGTCTGCGTCATCTGGCTCAAGTCCCCGGCATTTACGTGCCCTCGCTCTATGCACCCAGCTACGACAGCGATGGAGAGCTGCTGAGCATTGATCCGATCGAGACCGGACTGCCGGCCACCATCAGCAAACAAACCTGGCGAGGCAACAGCCTCAGTCATTCCACGGTGATCACGCCGGAATCGGCCTGGCCCGACATTCACATGGTCGAAGTGGTGCGCAGCTGCCCAGAACTGTGCCGGTTCTGTCTGGCGAGTTATCTAACGCTGCCCTTCCGCAAGCCGTCGCTCGACGATGGGCTAATCCCAGCGGTGGAAACAGGACTTTCAGCAACCCGCAGATTGGGCTTACTCGGCGCATCCGTCACCCAGCATCCCCAGTTCACTGACCTGCTCTCTTGGCTCGGGCAGGACCGCTTTGACGATGTGCGCGTCAGTGTCAGCTCCGTCCGAGCGGCAACCGTGACTCCAGAGCTGGCCAGCGGGCTGGCCAACCGAGGCAGCAAATCTCTAACGATCGCGATCGAAAGCGGCAGCGAACGGATGCGCGAGGTGGTGAACAAGAAGCTCAGCAATGAAGAGATTCATGCGGCTGCACGCCATGCCAAGCAAGGAGGACTGAAGGCCCTGAAGCTCTATGGCATGGTCGGGCTGCCCAGCGAACAGGACGACGACGTTGAATCCACAGCGGATCTGCTGCTTCAGCTCAAACAAACAACTCCTGGCCTTCGCTTGACCTTGGGGGTCAGCACCTTTGTTCCCAAGGCCCAGACCCCGTTTCAATGGCAGGGCGTTAGACCGGAAGCGGAGAAACGCCTCAAACGATTGGCCAAGCGGCTGAAGCCCAAGGGGATCGATCTGAGGCCAGAAAGCTACGGCTGGAGTGTGATCCAGGCGCTGATCTCACGCAGCGACCGACGCCTGGCATCGGTGATCGTTGCCGTGCGCGGATCACAGGAAAGCCTGGGTGGCTGGAAAAAGGCCTACCGCAGCGCGCGGTCCGGAGACCTACCGGCGGCCGTCAGCGCCGGGGTTGACCTGCCGCTGCCTCCCCCCTGGGACGAGGTGATTCATCAACGCTGGAACGACTCCACCGTGCTGCCCTGGGATCACCTCAATGGCCCGCTGGGCCGCACAACGCTCCTCAAACATCAGGAGCAAGCGTTGTCGTTGACTGATCCGGGCGGTCTGGACTGAACGAGGCACGCAAACCCGCGAGCAAGATCCAGCCAGCGATGTTCAATCGGCTGTCAAAAAACGGCAGATCCGTACCGTGCAAAACCAGCAAGATCAGCAGTGCTGCCCACCAGGCACGATCGAACAAGCCTGAAAGGCCACGGCGCAGGCTCACCACCATCAACACCAGCACCAGGCCAATCACCAGGCTGGCTGCGGGCAGACCATGGCTAGTGGCGAGTTCGAGCGGCAGGTTATGAGCATGGCCATGCCACTGTCCGGTGCGCAGGGGATAAATGATCGAAAACGCCGCAGCTCCCCAACCGAGCCAGGGGCGTTCAGAGATCAACTGAAGCGCCACGGTCCACTGGCTGATGCGCGTAGAGGCCAGAACCCGCTCACCGGCGTACTGGCTGTCGTTCAAGCGGGCCCAGAGAGCATCCGGCACCACCTGCCGAGCTGGGTCCTGAAGAAAGGCCGGCATGCCTGGGAGCACGGAAACCACAACCGGCAGGAGCGCCAAAGCCAAAAGCGGGACCAACCAGGGCCAACTGGGCGGGCCCAGCACCACCGGGACAGCCAGCACAAGCGCACCCCAGCCATTCCGTGATTCGGTAAGCACCAGACCCACCACTAAGGCGATGGCCAGAACGAGCACGACAAGACGCTGTCGCTGCTTCAGACCTGGCTGAACCAGAGCCGCCAGGGCCAGAGGCCAGACCATCGCCAACCAGGCTGAAGCGATGTTGGCGTAATCGAAGAGACCCGAGAGTCGTCCTTCCGGCTTCCCACCGGGTTCCACAAACCAAACGATGAGGCCACCCAGCAATTCCCAGGGGCCTGCCCAGCCCCACCAAAGCTGACCCAAGCCAGTGGTCAACACCGGAACGGTGCCGGCCACAAGCCAGAGACTGCAACGACGCCGGGCAGTTGTGCTGATCACGTAGGGCTGAAACCCCCAAAACCCCCAGAAGAAGGGAAGCCAATTGGCCAACCCAGCCCAGGCAAGGCCCTGAGCTTCGGCCAGAAAGCAACCGAACGCCATCAGAACTCCCGCCACGATTAACGGGAAATTCCAGGGATCTCGCCAGAAAGCACGCTCCCGGCCGACACTGCCGAACAGCAGGGCGGGGAACAGAAACAGGGCTCCCAGCAGAGCCGTGGATGGCAGCAGAAACAACCCCAGCTGGAAGCAGCGCCATCCCAGTGGAGATGCGGTCATGGGACGACCACGATCAAGCCAGCTCATCATGCGAACACAGCCGTGCGACCGCGGTAAACCATCACCTGGCGTCGCAGGTGAAGGCGGAGGGCACGGGCGAGAGCAAGACGTTCCGTGTCTCGACCCTTGCGAATCAGATCACCCACCTCATCACGATGGCTGACATGAGCAATGGTCTGCTCAATGATCGGACCGTCATCGAGTTCTTCGGTGACGTAATGGGCTGTGGCACCGATCAGCTTGACCCCGCGTTCCCAGGCCCGGTGATAAGGCTGAGCTCCCTTGAATGCCGGCAAGAAGGAATGGTGGATGTTGATCACACCCGGAAAACGCTCCAGGAAGTTGCCACTCAACACCTGCATGTATTTGGCGAGCACAGCCAGCTCCACACGATGCTCAGCTAACAACTTGAGAATGGTGGCTTCGGATTGTGCCTTGGTCTCGCGGGTGACCGGCACGTATTGAAAGGGAACCCCGAAGTCGTTGCAGCAGCTTTCCAGATCGGGATGATTGGCGATGACCAGCGGAACCTGCATCGGGAGCTCACCGCTGCGTGCCCTCCAAAGCAGATCCAGCAAGCAATGGTTCTGTTTGCTCACCAGGATGGCCACCCGCGGATGGTCATCGGAGAAGTGAAGCTGCGCTTCTCCCCCCAGGCGTTCTGCCAGGGACTGGACTGCAGGCCCAATGGCCTCCCGCGGCAGACCGAACCCCTCCAAACCCCATTCAATCCGGCTGAGAAACAAACCAGCGCCAGCATCCGTGTGATGGTCGGCGTGATGAATGTTGCCCCCATTGGCAGCCACCCAACCAGCGAGCTCACTGACGAGTGCCGGACGATCAGGGCAGATCAGCTGCAGGATGACCGAAACGGAGGACAAGGTCGGACAGGAATACAGCCTTAATTGTGCGCCTGGACGAACCCCAGCCTGGTCGTCAGGTCATGGCCGATGCAGGATTGGATCACCGCGCATGGCCGCTCGCGTTTGCACCGCGATGGGGGATGTCGGGACCCCAATCGTCCGCACCCTGACGTCAGCCATGGAAACCTCACCACTGAGCGCCAACGTCCACTGGATCCCATCCACGGACGTCACGGTTAAAGTCGCGACGCTTCTTGTGATTTCCAATGCTGAGCGCCCTGCGTCGCCTAGCCGCCTTCTGCCTCTGTCTGGCTTTGTGCTTCGGCCTGGCCTCCTGTGACGGCAGCGCCAAGGCCAAGACAGCCACGATTAGCCCTGATGACATGGCTGTGATCCGCCGTCAGGCCGAGGGATTCACCGAAGCCAAGGATCGTCTTCCCGAATTGGCGAAGCTGGTAAATCAGCGGGATTGGACCTTCACCCGCAATCTGATTCACGGCCCGATGCAGGAAGTGGGACGGGAAATGCTTTATATCAACCAGCGCCTGCTTCCCCAGGATCGCGCTGCCGCTAACGACCTGGCCTCATCTCTGAAAGAGGCCCTGGCTGATCTTGATGAAGCGGCACGTCTTCAGGACGGTGCAAGGCTGCAAAAGGCCTATGTGGCTGTAGCCACCGGCTTCTCCAATTACGAACAAGTGATCCCAGCGCAGGCCCTGAGCTGACTGCAACCGTTGCCGTCATCGGCGCCGGTGTTGTCGGCACTGGCAGCGCTTGGCACCTCGCTGAACGAGGGCATCAAGTCGTCATTGCAGATCCCTCGCTGGCCAATCCAATCCCCGAGTCGACCAGTGGCCGGGATCTGAACGGGACGACAGCCTCCTTGGGCGTGTTGATGGGCCATGCCTTCCGCCGATCCGGCGGCCGGGCCTGGAGACTCCGCCAACGCAGCATGGCCCTGTGGCCGAGCTGGTGCGAACGCCTCAATCACCCCGAAACACCGCTGGAGCTGCAGACACCGCTTATCCAACTGGCAAGTCATGCAGACGAAGCCGCTCGCTTGCGACAACTCGCGGCATCCCGTCCAGAGTCGGGGCTCCAGTTTGTGGAGAACGACCGTCTGCCCCAGGCCAAACCCGACTGGCCTCAGCCGGGATATGGAGCAATGCGCTCCGAGCACGACGGGCGTGTGGATCCCCTGCCGCTGCTGAAGGCCCTCAGGCGTCGACTCGCTATCGCAGGGGTCGACCAGCTGACCACCTGCGTCGAGAGCCTTGAGCGCCTCAGCAGCGGCAGACATGGCTGGCAAATCCACAGCCAGGATGGCCACAGCCGCAAGGTTGACTTTGTTGTGATCTGCTCGGCACTGGGCAGCCAAGGGCTGCTGCAACCCCTCGGTCACGACCGTCCAATGGATGCCGTCCTCGGTCAGGTGCTCGACCTAGCCATCGACCGCACCCCCAACGCCTGGGCCTCATGGCCTGCGGTGCTCACCTGCGCTGGCATCAACCTGATTCGGCACAGCGGCAATCGCCTGTGGCTGGGGGCAACGCTGGAACCTGGAGACACTCTTGATCCATCAGCGGTCGAACTGATGCGCAGCCTGGAGGGCCTGGCACCGGAGTGGCTTCAAGAGGCGAAACTGATCGGTCAGTGGCACGGTTTGCGAGCACGTCCCAGAGATCGGCCGGCACCACTGCTGGAGACTCTGGAACCTGGCCTTTTGCTGGCTTCGGGGCATTACCGCAACGGTGTTTTACTCACACCTGCGACAGCAGAATGGATTGAAGAACAGATCGATAATTCAACGATAACCAGCCCTTAAATCTCAAGTGAAAGCCGCTGAAATAACGTTCGAGAGGAGCACAAATCCCGCTCCAAGGACTTCATACACGAGATCATGCCTCGCTCCTTCAACGCCCGGGCACTGTCTGCAGCCGCTTGTCTGACGGCTGGCCTGACCCTGGCGGCCTGCTCATCCGGAAGTGATAGCGGCGATCAGGTTAAGGGCAACCTGTCGGCAGCAGGTGCTTCCTTCCCTGCAGCCATCTACCAGCGCTGGTTCCAGGATTTGTCATCCAAAGGAGTCAACGTGAACTATCAATCGGTGGGTTCCGGCGCAGGTGTGCGTCAGTTCACGGCTGGCACTGTGGATTTCGGCGCTTCCGACAAACCGATGAAGCCTGAGGCCATCGCCAAAGTGAGCCGCGGTGTGGTGCAGATTCCGATGACCGCTGGTGCCATCGCTGTGGCCTACAACAACCCTTCTTGCAAGCTCGAGCTCACCCAAGATCAACTGGCTGCCATCTTCCTGGGCAAGATCACCAACTACAGCGAACTCGGCTGCGACGACAAGAAGATCAACGTGGTGCACCGCTCCGACGGCTCCGGCACCACCTTCAACTTCACCAATCACCTTTCGGCGATCAGCCCCGAGTGGAAAGCAAACGTGGGTGCTGACAAGTCGGTGAAATGGCCCACCGGCGTCGGTGCCAAGGGCAATGAAGGTGTCTCTGCTCAGCTCAACCAGATTGACGGCGGAATTGGCTACGTGGAGCTGGCCTACGTGAAAGGCGACCTCCAAGCAGCAGCTCTGCAAAACGCATCCGGTGCCAAGGTGATGCCCACCAATGCCACCGCTAGCGAAGCACTGGGCTCAATCGATCTCGGTCCCGACCTGATCGGCAGCAACCCCAATCCCGAAGGTGGATACCCGATCGTCACCTTCACCTGGGTGCTTGCCTACGAAACCGGCAACGACAACAACACCCCGGTTCTGAAGAAGACGTTCGAGTACATGCTCTCGGACGAGGCACAGTCGAAAGCTCCTGAACTGGGCTACGTCTCACTTCCGCCTGAAGTGGTCACCCAGGCCAAGGCTGCTGCTAACTCGATTAACTGAGGTCCCTCGGCTCCTACACCACGCAGCAATCAAGAGGGGGGCTCATGCCCCCCTTTTTTTTGGCCATCACGGATCCATCGTTGAAAGGATCAACAACAAAAATCCCCGCCTGACGAACAGGCGGGGAAGCGAATCATTAATGGGACACCCTCGAGAGGTGTCAACCCTTGATCACTTGGATTCAGTGAATTCGGCGTCGATCACATCATCACCGGCAGAACCACCAGCAGCCCCAGCTGCGGCATCGGCACCCGGAGCCGCAGCAGCCTCAGCTCCGGCCTGCTGATACACCGAGGCACCAACGGTGTAGAGCTCCTGCTGCAGTTCTTCCAGCAGGGTCTTCATGGCGTCGTAGTCCTCCTTCTCGGTGGCTTCTTTGAGCTTGGTGCGCTTCTCATCAACCTTGGCCTTGGCGTCAGCCTCCACCTTGTCGCCGAGCTCATCCATCTGCTTTTCAGCCTGATAAACGAGGGTCTCAGCCTGGTTCTTGAGGTCAATTTTTTCGCGCTTCTCCTTATCAGCGCTGGCGTTGGCCTCGGCGTCCTTGACCATGGACTCCACTTCGGAATCACTGAGCGTGGAGGCACCAGTGATCGAGATGGACTGTTCCTTGCCGCTGCCCTTGTCCTTGGCGGTCACGCTGAGAATTCCGTTGGCATCGATGTCGAAGGTCACCTCGATCTGAGGCACACCCCGAGGAGCAGCAGGGATGCCATCCAGGCGGAAGGTTCCAAGGCTCTTGTTGTCGGATGCCATCTCGCGCTCACCCTGAAGCACGTGGATCTCCACGTTGGTCTGGCCATCCACAGCCGTGGAATAGGTCTCGGATTTCTTGGTGGGAACCGTGGTGTTCCGGGTGATCATCTTGGTCATCACGCCGCCGAGGGTTTCCACACCCAGAGAAAGCGGAGTGACGTCAAGCAGAAGGATGTCCTTCACTTCACCGGCCAATACACCGCCCTGAATGGCAGCACCCACTGCCACCACCTCGTCAGGATTGACAGTTTGGTTGGGATCCTTACCGGTGGTGCG
This window contains:
- the acnB gene encoding bifunctional aconitate hydratase 2/2-methylisocitrate dehydratase; translation: MLSTYRENAAQRLSQGIPALPLNASQTQALTELLQNPPAGEEDELLHLLSERIPPGVDEAAYVKATWLSAVAQGEAESPLVSALDATRLLGTMVGGYNVAALIELLKHDEEALALCAAEGLSRTLLVYDAYNEVMELASTNRFAKQVVDSWAAGEWFTCKPELASEITVTVFKVDGETNTDDLSPATHATTRPDIPLHALAMLETRDPDGLNTIKTLKQKGHPVAYVGDVVGTGSSRKSAINSVLWHTGNAIPYVPNKKAGGVILGGKIAPIFFNTAEDSGALPIECDVTTLKSGDVITIRPHAGTIERAAGETNAGEIIARFELKPSTISDEVRAGGRIPLMIGRALTDKVRNQLGLPSSDLFIRPSAPADTGKGFTLAQKMVGKACGLQGVRPGTSCEPLMTTVGSQDTTGPMTRDEMKELACLGFSSDLVMQSFCHTAAYPKPVDLQTQKELPDFFAQRGGVALRPGDGIIHSWLNRMLLPDTVGTGGDSHTRFPLGISFPGGSGVVAFAAAIGAMPLDMPESVLVRFRGSLQPGVTLRDVVNAIPWVAIQRGLLTVEKANKKNLFNGRIMEIEGLPDLKLEQAFELTDASAERSCAGCTIKLSEATVSEYLRSNVALLKNMIARGYSDARTLARRIKAMETWLENPQLMSADTDAEYAEVLEINLDELTEPVVACPNDPDNVKLLSEVAGDPVQEVFIGSCMTNIGHYRAAAKVLEGAGQNSARLWVCPPTRMDEETLKAEGYYATFEAAGSRMEMPGCSLCMGNQARVEDDTTVFSTSTRNFNNRLGKGAQVYLGSAELAAVCAQLGRIPTPDEYRSIAAEKIDPLSDELYRYLNFDQISGFEDEGRIVSVDEEAQMLAGA
- the purU gene encoding formyltetrahydrofolate deformylase, yielding MSSVSVILQLICPDRPALVSELAGWVAANGGNIHHADHHTDAGAGLFLSRIEWGLEGFGLPREAIGPAVQSLAERLGGEAQLHFSDDHPRVAILVSKQNHCLLDLLWRARSGELPMQVPLVIANHPDLESCCNDFGVPFQYVPVTRETKAQSEATILKLLAEHRVELAVLAKYMQVLSGNFLERFPGVINIHHSFLPAFKGAQPYHRAWERGVKLIGATAHYVTEELDDGPIIEQTIAHVSHRDEVGDLIRKGRDTERLALARALRLHLRRQVMVYRGRTAVFA
- a CDS encoding FAD-binding oxidoreductase, with protein sequence MGAGVVGTGSAWHLAERGHQVVIADPSLANPIPESTSGRDLNGTTASLGVLMGHAFRRSGGRAWRLRQRSMALWPSWCERLNHPETPLELQTPLIQLASHADEAARLRQLAASRPESGLQFVENDRLPQAKPDWPQPGYGAMRSEHDGRVDPLPLLKALRRRLAIAGVDQLTTCVESLERLSSGRHGWQIHSQDGHSRKVDFVVICSALGSQGLLQPLGHDRPMDAVLGQVLDLAIDRTPNAWASWPAVLTCAGINLIRHSGNRLWLGATLEPGDTLDPSAVELMRSLEGLAPEWLQEAKLIGQWHGLRARPRDRPAPLLETLEPGLLLASGHYRNGVLLTPATAEWIEEQIDNSTITSP
- a CDS encoding ClC family H(+)/Cl(-) exchange transporter, yielding MAVLSDLKQRRHQRGSSRSIRRLLERRWWVVVLALMLTGLGAALTGVLFKAGLKLLGGWRLELLAEYPAWMVLPCLGGLGGLVSGLLVSRLAPAAGGSGITHIMGFLKHRAVPMGLQVGLVKLVGGIVAIGSGFPLGPEGPAVQMGGSVAWQMARWLKAPVAFRRVIVAAGGGAGIAAVFSAPIGGFVYAVEELLHSARPVVLLLVIVTTFWADAWADVLGLLGISPATGGLDATQGFLLEREYTPTVSFLPIDLGYLIGLGVVVGVLAEIYCRYVLAMQRKGNAWFGDRLVLRMVISGCVLGSVYAFLPEAFRDLEGLQHLIGAGEADIPMALGTFTVLFFSTGLAAASGAPGGLFFPMLTLGGAIGLACGIWVEALTGHVPSTYVFAGMGAFVAGCSRTPITAMFLAFALTKDLLILKPILVACLASFLVARLFDDRSIYERQLGKELLEEDHLEARRERRGGIHHAWEGSIRRRAFTAPPPPTPPDPPNES
- the pstS gene encoding phosphate ABC transporter substrate-binding protein PstS, with product MPRSFNARALSAAACLTAGLTLAACSSGSDSGDQVKGNLSAAGASFPAAIYQRWFQDLSSKGVNVNYQSVGSGAGVRQFTAGTVDFGASDKPMKPEAIAKVSRGVVQIPMTAGAIAVAYNNPSCKLELTQDQLAAIFLGKITNYSELGCDDKKINVVHRSDGSGTTFNFTNHLSAISPEWKANVGADKSVKWPTGVGAKGNEGVSAQLNQIDGGIGYVELAYVKGDLQAAALQNASGAKVMPTNATASEALGSIDLGPDLIGSNPNPEGGYPIVTFTWVLAYETGNDNNTPVLKKTFEYMLSDEAQSKAPELGYVSLPPEVVTQAKAAANSIN
- a CDS encoding O-antigen ligase, with translation MTASPLGWRCFQLGLFLLPSTALLGALFLFPALLFGSVGRERAFWRDPWNFPLIVAGVLMAFGCFLAEAQGLAWAGLANWLPFFWGFWGFQPYVISTTARRRCSLWLVAGTVPVLTTGLGQLWWGWAGPWELLGGLIVWFVEPGGKPEGRLSGLFDYANIASAWLAMVWPLALAALVQPGLKQRQRLVVLVLAIALVVGLVLTESRNGWGALVLAVPVVLGPPSWPWLVPLLALALLPVVVSVLPGMPAFLQDPARQVVPDALWARLNDSQYAGERVLASTRISQWTVALQLISERPWLGWGAAAFSIIYPLRTGQWHGHAHNLPLELATSHGLPAASLVIGLVLVLMVVSLRRGLSGLFDRAWWAALLILLVLHGTDLPFFDSRLNIAGWILLAGLRASFSPDRPDQSTTTLAPDV
- a CDS encoding radical SAM protein encodes the protein MLAFPSTYTVGITSLGYQIVWATLAMRSDLDVRRLFTDQGDPQHRRCELFGLSLSWELDGPVLLDLLEQQRIPIWSDQRSDDDPIVFGGGPVLTANPEPLAPFFDVVLLGDGEDLLPAFIDALQEVRGEPRAARLRHLAQVPGIYVPSLYAPSYDSDGELLSIDPIETGLPATISKQTWRGNSLSHSTVITPESAWPDIHMVEVVRSCPELCRFCLASYLTLPFRKPSLDDGLIPAVETGLSATRRLGLLGASVTQHPQFTDLLSWLGQDRFDDVRVSVSSVRAATVTPELASGLANRGSKSLTIAIESGSERMREVVNKKLSNEEIHAAARHAKQGGLKALKLYGMVGLPSEQDDDVESTADLLLQLKQTTPGLRLTLGVSTFVPKAQTPFQWQGVRPEAEKRLKRLAKRLKPKGIDLRPESYGWSVIQALISRSDRRLASVIVAVRGSQESLGGWKKAYRSARSGDLPAAVSAGVDLPLPPPWDEVIHQRWNDSTVLPWDHLNGPLGRTTLLKHQEQALSLTDPGGLD
- the psbQ gene encoding photosystem II protein PsbQ produces the protein MLSALRRLAAFCLCLALCFGLASCDGSAKAKTATISPDDMAVIRRQAEGFTEAKDRLPELAKLVNQRDWTFTRNLIHGPMQEVGREMLYINQRLLPQDRAAANDLASSLKEALADLDEAARLQDGARLQKAYVAVATGFSNYEQVIPAQALS